A portion of the Nitratidesulfovibrio termitidis HI1 genome contains these proteins:
- a CDS encoding MogA/MoaB family molybdenum cofactor biosynthesis protein: MGDDRVMLDVATMPVPKGGIIALAAGPVGLPGALPALSAVQADVVLGLAVGATLHDALLDPMGDALFQVVGRTLLPRSGSAHAGACVFVEALRDEPGGRVLHLLARRQGRALAWVTLSDKGAAGLRHDASGPTIAEMVRGAMPLCIERGYLLPDDGQRLRALLVDLALTQGYDLILTTGGTGIGPRDVTPEATLAVIERRLPGFEQAMMAASLTKTPNAVISRAVAGTLGGAVIVNLPGSRKAVAENLAAVLPALAHALDKLQGDPAECGG; the protein is encoded by the coding sequence ATGGGCGACGACCGCGTGATGCTTGACGTTGCCACCATGCCCGTGCCCAAGGGGGGCATCATCGCGCTGGCCGCTGGCCCCGTGGGGTTGCCGGGGGCGCTGCCCGCGCTCTCCGCCGTGCAGGCGGACGTGGTGCTGGGGCTGGCCGTGGGCGCCACCCTGCATGACGCCCTGCTGGACCCCATGGGCGATGCGCTGTTTCAGGTGGTGGGGCGCACCCTGCTGCCTCGTTCGGGCTCGGCGCATGCCGGGGCCTGCGTATTCGTGGAAGCCCTGCGCGACGAGCCGGGGGGCCGGGTGCTGCATCTGCTGGCGCGGCGTCAGGGGCGCGCCCTGGCCTGGGTGACCCTTTCCGACAAGGGCGCGGCCGGGCTGCGCCACGACGCCAGCGGCCCCACCATCGCCGAGATGGTGCGCGGCGCCATGCCCTTGTGCATCGAGCGCGGCTACCTGTTGCCCGACGACGGCCAGCGGCTGCGCGCCTTGCTGGTGGACCTGGCCCTGACTCAGGGCTACGACCTCATCCTGACCACCGGGGGCACCGGCATCGGCCCGCGCGACGTGACGCCGGAAGCCACCCTGGCGGTCATCGAACGGCGTCTGCCCGGATTCGAGCAGGCCATGATGGCTGCCAGCCTGACCAAGACGCCCAACGCGGTCATCTCGCGCGCGGTGGCGGGCACCCTGGGCGGGGCGGTCATCGTCAACCTGCCCGGCAGCCGCAAGGCCGTGGCCGAAAACCTTGCCGCCGTGCTGCCCGCGCTGGCCCATGCGCTGGACAAGTTGCAGGGTGATCCTGCCGAGTGCGGCGGGTAG
- a CDS encoding LysE family translocator: protein MNHEFLAFLGLAALLVVTPGPDTMLVVRNSLRVGARGGVATTLGCVSGLLVHVVCSGLGVSAVLVHSAGAFHVVRLVGAAYLVWLGVRALHGAWKGIPDAPIAPIAPIAPIAHDGPVTPDACGTSGAAPSGPAHWRAYRASCANAHGMVRRAWVEGFLSNVLNPKVAVFYLAVLPNVVAAGGMADGVAASGAAALGGAFVRACLFGGMQAVVAVLWFSFLSVSVHRARATLLRPGVQRALEGGVGGLMVGFGLRLALDRS, encoded by the coding sequence GTGAATCATGAATTTCTGGCCTTTCTGGGCCTGGCCGCGTTGCTGGTGGTAACCCCCGGACCGGACACCATGCTGGTGGTGCGCAACTCGCTCCGCGTGGGTGCGCGGGGTGGCGTTGCCACCACGCTGGGCTGCGTGTCGGGGCTGCTGGTGCACGTGGTGTGTTCCGGCCTTGGCGTATCCGCCGTGCTGGTGCATTCCGCCGGGGCCTTCCACGTGGTGCGCCTGGTGGGGGCCGCCTATCTGGTATGGCTGGGCGTGCGCGCCCTGCACGGCGCGTGGAAGGGCATTCCCGATGCGCCGATTGCGCCGATTGCGCCAATTGCGCCAATTGCGCATGACGGCCCGGTCACGCCGGATGCCTGCGGAACGTCCGGCGCCGCGCCGTCCGGACCGGCCCATTGGCGGGCGTACCGCGCGTCTTGCGCAAACGCGCACGGCATGGTGCGCCGGGCGTGGGTGGAAGGTTTTCTGAGCAACGTCCTGAATCCCAAGGTGGCGGTGTTCTATCTGGCCGTGCTGCCCAACGTGGTGGCTGCCGGGGGCATGGCTGACGGCGTTGCCGCCTCCGGGGCGGCGGCGTTGGGCGGCGCTTTTGTCCGGGCCTGCCTGTTCGGCGGCATGCAGGCCGTGGTGGCCGTGCTGTGGTTTTCGTTCCTGTCGGTTTCCGTGCATCGGGCGCGCGCCACGTTGTTGCGCCCCGGCGTGCAACGGGCCCTGGAAGGCGGTGTGGGCGGGCTGATGGTGGGCTTCGGCCTGCGCCTCGCCCTTGACCGAAGCTGA